In Macadamia integrifolia cultivar HAES 741 chromosome 1, SCU_Mint_v3, whole genome shotgun sequence, a single window of DNA contains:
- the LOC122084133 gene encoding aspartic proteinase CDR1-like — MVTSFSLYSLFIFFFLTFLSSINTAAANSKHPRFAFDLIHRDSPLSPLYNSDSTFWDKAERLYESSIARYAYISSKGISGKYRIDVNVDNYFYLAKLSIGAPAVDVFAVIDTGSDLLWIQCNPCDHCQPQTGPIYDRTKSKTYANVTCGSLDCELDPHMDCDSNNVCRYNSKYVDGSYSYGIIATDALLFRNPDGTVVPKNVAFGCGINNYVSAQGQLGGILGLSATEMSLVSQLGGNTHQKFSYCLGNASDPSSKGNVIIGGDAHIAGFMTPFTFDNLYHVNPVEIKVGSQSLNLPPGIFGPPGNVILDSGAVYTFVPPEVYKMLADAISQTIKSFKVKPIPPPRPGMLCYNGNIGRDLNGFPTVTIQFQGKAALVLERWSIFIDDGNGRFCLAFASTGGSSKRSTIGAMAQQFYNFGFDFNTKELSIIHSVCIY; from the coding sequence ATGGTGACTTCATTTTCACTCTATTcacttttcatcttcttctttttaacctTCTTATCATCCATTAACACCGCTGCTGCAAATTCTAAACACCCGCGATTCGCCTTTGATCTCATCCACCGTGATTCTCCTCTTTCTCCACTCTATAATTCCGATTCCACTTTTTGGGACAAAGCTGAGAGATTATATGAAAGTTCAATTGCACGCTATGCATATATATCTTCCAAAGGAATAAGTGGTAAGTACCGAATTGATGTTAATGTTGATAACTATTTCTACCTTGCAAAACTCTCCATTGGCGCACCAGCGGTTGATGTCTTCGCGGTCATAGATACCGGTAGCGATCTTCTATGGATCCAGTGCAATCCTTGCGACCATTGTCAGCCACAGACTGGACCAATCTATGATCGCACCAAATCAAAAACCTATGCCAACGTAACATGCGGCTCTTTAGATTGTGAATTAGATCCCCACATGGATTGTGATAGCAATAATGTGTGTCGTTACAATAGTAAGTATGTTGATGGGAGTTATAGCTATGGCATTATTGCCACTGATGCCCTACTGTTCAGGAACCCTGATGGAACTGTGGTACCTAAGAATGTGGCCTTTGGTTGTGGTATTAACAACTATGTTTCAGCTCAAGGCCAATTGGGTGGAATATTAGGCCTTTCTGCAACTGAAATGTCATTGGTCTCTCAGTTAGGTGGAAATACAcaccaaaaattttcttattgtttgGGCAATGCAAGTGATCCATCTTCCAAAGGTAATGTGATCATAGGTGGAGATGCACATATTGCTGGCTTCATGACTCCCTTCACATTTGATAATTTGTATCATGTCAATCCTGTTGAAATTAAAGTTGGATCTCAAAGTCTTAATCTTCCTCCGGGGATATTTGGTCCTCCTGGGAATGTGATCTTAGATAGTGGTGCCGTATACACATTTGTACCACCAGAAGTATATAAAATGCTAGCAGATGCTATATCTCAGACGATCAAAAGCTTCAAGGTTAAACCAATACCACCTCCAAGACCAGGGATGTTATGCTACAATGGAAATATTGGCAGAGACTTGAATGGATTTCCAACTGTGACAATTCAATTTCAAGGAAAAGCAGCGCTGGTTTTAGAGAGATGGAGTATTTTCATAGATGATGGAAATGGAAGATTTTGCTTAGCTTTCGCTTCTACTGGTGGTTCCAGTAAGAGAAGCACTATTGGTGCCATGGCTCAACAGTTTtacaattttgggtttgattttaatACAAAGGAATTGTCTATTATCCATTCTGTTTGCATTTACTAA